The following are from one region of the Paramagnetospirillum magnetotacticum MS-1 genome:
- a CDS encoding branched-chain amino acid aminotransferase, which yields MSVLPFDDRDGFIWFDGKLVPWRDAKIHTLTHGLHYGSCVFEGERVYGGKVFKLREHSQRLIDSGRILGFEVPWTVEEIDEATMATVKANNIVDGYVRPVAWRGSEMMGVAAQSSKIRFAVATWSWPSYWSPEARMKGIRLNVSTWKRPHPETAPTASKAAGLYMICTMSKHKAEGEGYEDSMMLDWRGQVAEATGANIFFVYGKELHTPTPDCFLNGITRQTVIDLAKKRGITVVERAIFPEELAKASECFLTGTAAEVTPVREIGSYTFTPGDITRQLIADYDALVRS from the coding sequence ATGTCAGTCCTCCCCTTCGACGACCGCGACGGCTTCATCTGGTTCGACGGCAAGCTGGTCCCCTGGCGCGACGCCAAGATCCACACGCTGACCCATGGCCTGCATTACGGATCTTGCGTGTTCGAGGGCGAACGGGTGTATGGCGGCAAGGTGTTCAAGCTGCGCGAGCATTCCCAGCGCCTGATCGATTCGGGCCGCATTCTGGGCTTCGAAGTGCCGTGGACGGTGGAAGAGATCGACGAGGCCACCATGGCCACCGTCAAGGCCAACAATATCGTCGACGGCTATGTCCGTCCGGTGGCCTGGCGCGGCAGCGAGATGATGGGTGTCGCCGCCCAAAGCTCCAAGATCCGCTTTGCCGTGGCCACCTGGTCCTGGCCCAGCTATTGGAGCCCGGAAGCGCGCATGAAGGGCATCCGTCTCAACGTCTCCACGTGGAAGCGTCCCCATCCCGAGACCGCTCCCACCGCCTCCAAGGCCGCCGGTTTGTACATGATCTGCACCATGAGCAAGCATAAGGCCGAGGGCGAAGGATACGAGGACTCGATGATGCTGGACTGGCGCGGCCAGGTCGCCGAGGCCACCGGCGCCAATATCTTCTTCGTGTATGGCAAGGAACTGCATACGCCGACCCCGGACTGCTTCCTGAACGGCATCACCCGCCAGACGGTGATCGACCTTGCCAAGAAGCGGGGCATCACCGTGGTGGAACGGGCCATCTTCCCGGAAGAACTGGCCAAGGCCTCCGAGTGCTTCCTCACCGGGACCGCCGCCGAGGTGACACCTGTGCGCGAGATTGGGTCTTATACATTTACGCCGGGGGATATAACCCGGCAGTTGATCGCTGACTATGATGCATTAGTACGTTCGTAA
- a CDS encoding MarR family winged helix-turn-helix transcriptional regulator: MSDIKTGINPLFLREEELRQGIELLFFAYRDFTAEPDAILGEYGFGRAHHRVIYFVGRHPGITVSDLLEILRITKQSLSRVLGQLVTEKFIVQRPGLRDRRQRLLELTEKGVELERLLTERQRARIARTYREAGAEAVEGFRKVMLGLVDEADRGRFPARAPGLRRGG, encoded by the coding sequence ATGAGCGACATCAAGACCGGCATCAACCCGCTGTTCCTGCGCGAGGAGGAACTGCGTCAGGGGATCGAGCTGCTGTTCTTCGCCTATCGCGACTTCACGGCCGAGCCCGACGCCATCCTGGGCGAGTACGGCTTTGGCCGCGCCCATCATCGGGTCATCTATTTCGTCGGCCGCCATCCCGGCATCACGGTCAGCGATTTGCTGGAGATTCTGCGGATCACCAAGCAGAGCCTGTCACGCGTGCTGGGTCAGCTGGTCACCGAGAAATTCATCGTCCAGCGCCCCGGATTGCGTGATCGCCGCCAGCGCCTGCTGGAACTGACCGAAAAGGGCGTGGAACTGGAACGCCTGCTGACCGAGCGTCAGCGCGCCCGCATCGCCAGAACCTATCGCGAAGCCGGGGCCGAGGCGGTGGAGGGCTTCCGCAAGGTGATGCTGGGCCTGGTGGACGAGGCTGATCGCGGCCGCTTCCCCGCCCGCGCCCCCGGACTGCGCCGGGGGGGCTAG
- a CDS encoding response regulator → MDDAHILVVDDDRRLRELLRKYLSDNGYLVATAADAAEARQCMAGLAFDMMVLDVMMPGEDGMSLTRSLRAEGKTLPILLLTARGEVDDRIRGLESGADDYLSKPFEPRELLLRVASILRRSPRDEPEPAHELRLGAFVWDMGRAELRQDGQPVHITQAERDLLSILAEVAGQGVSRDDLAARTGNSANPRTVDVQVTRLRKKIEDDPKMPRYLQTVRGMGYMLRPD, encoded by the coding sequence ATGGACGACGCCCACATCCTGGTGGTGGATGACGACCGGCGCTTGCGGGAATTGCTGCGCAAATATCTTTCCGACAACGGCTATCTGGTGGCCACCGCCGCCGATGCCGCCGAGGCGCGCCAGTGCATGGCGGGCCTGGCCTTCGACATGATGGTCCTCGACGTCATGATGCCGGGCGAGGACGGCATGTCGCTGACCCGCTCGCTCCGGGCCGAAGGCAAGACCCTGCCCATCTTGCTGTTGACGGCACGCGGCGAGGTGGACGACCGCATCAGGGGCCTGGAATCGGGCGCCGATGACTATCTGTCGAAACCGTTCGAACCGCGCGAATTGCTGCTGCGCGTCGCCTCCATTCTGCGCCGCAGCCCCCGCGACGAGCCGGAACCGGCCCATGAACTCCGCCTGGGCGCCTTCGTCTGGGATATGGGCCGCGCCGAGTTGCGCCAGGACGGTCAACCCGTCCACATCACCCAGGCCGAACGCGATCTTCTGTCCATCCTGGCCGAAGTGGCGGGCCAGGGTGTGTCGCGTGATGATCTGGCCGCACGGACGGGAAATTCGGCCAATCCCCGCACCGTCGATGTCCAGGTGACGCGATTGCGCAAGAAGATCGAGGACGACCCCAAAATGCCGCGCTATCTTCAGACAGTGCGCGGCATGGGCTACATGCTGCGCCCCGACTGA
- a CDS encoding ATP-binding protein encodes MPQMGLWLKRLAPQGLLGRSLLIIVMPLVVLQLVSAYVFYGSHWETVAKRLAKGLAGDIGYIIESMRAFPGVPERGVILAIAANKMELDTRFLPDAILPNQPKGAPSSFLERALAEALDERVQRPYRIDAETLEREVVIRVQLSDGMLEVFAPKKRLFSSTTYVFILWMLGTAMLLFGIATLFMRNQVRSVRKLAVAADRFGKGQDVADFKPEGAREVRQAAQAFNLMRQRIQRQIQQRTEMLAGVSHDLRTPLTRMKLQLAIMGDMDGRAELDEDVAEMERMVEGYLAFARGEGSEQPEQVDLRALVDEVVTRFRRQGSVIDLHHEGEIVMPLRPDSLARALGNLIGNASRYAGHVWVRVGRRAEAAEVLIDDDGPGIPPDRREEVFKPFTRLEVSRNLATGGVGLGLTIARDIVRTHGGDVVLEDSPLGGLRARVRLPL; translated from the coding sequence ATGCCCCAAATGGGCCTTTGGCTGAAGCGTCTGGCGCCCCAGGGCCTTCTGGGACGTTCGCTGCTGATCATCGTCATGCCGCTGGTGGTGCTGCAACTGGTCTCGGCCTATGTCTTCTACGGCAGCCACTGGGAGACCGTCGCCAAGCGCCTGGCCAAGGGGCTGGCGGGTGATATCGGCTATATCATCGAATCCATGCGCGCCTTTCCCGGCGTTCCGGAGCGGGGCGTCATCCTCGCCATCGCCGCCAACAAGATGGAGTTGGACACCCGTTTCCTGCCCGACGCCATCCTGCCCAACCAGCCCAAGGGCGCGCCCAGCAGCTTCCTCGAACGCGCCCTGGCCGAGGCCCTGGACGAGCGGGTCCAGCGCCCCTACCGTATCGACGCGGAGACCTTGGAGCGCGAAGTGGTCATCCGCGTACAACTGTCCGACGGCATGCTGGAGGTCTTCGCCCCCAAGAAACGGCTGTTCAGTTCCACCACCTATGTCTTCATCCTGTGGATGCTGGGCACCGCCATGCTGCTGTTCGGCATCGCCACCTTGTTCATGCGCAATCAGGTGCGCAGCGTGCGCAAGCTGGCGGTGGCCGCCGACCGTTTCGGCAAGGGCCAGGACGTGGCCGATTTCAAGCCGGAAGGCGCGCGCGAGGTCCGTCAAGCGGCCCAGGCCTTCAATCTGATGCGCCAGCGCATCCAGCGCCAGATCCAGCAGCGCACCGAGATGCTGGCCGGGGTCTCCCACGACCTGCGCACGCCGCTCACCCGCATGAAGCTGCAACTGGCCATCATGGGCGACATGGACGGGCGCGCCGAGTTGGACGAGGACGTCGCCGAAATGGAACGCATGGTCGAAGGCTATCTGGCCTTCGCCCGCGGCGAAGGCAGCGAACAGCCGGAACAGGTGGATCTGCGGGCCCTGGTGGACGAGGTGGTCACCCGCTTCCGCCGCCAGGGCAGCGTCATCGACCTGCATCACGAAGGCGAGATCGTCATGCCGCTGCGCCCCGATTCCCTGGCCCGCGCGCTGGGCAATTTGATCGGCAACGCGTCGCGCTATGCCGGTCATGTCTGGGTCCGGGTGGGACGCCGCGCCGAGGCGGCCGAGGTTTTGATCGATGATGACGGCCCCGGGATCCCCCCCGACCGCCGTGAAGAGGTTTTCAAACCCTTCACCCGCCTGGAGGTCTCGCGCAATCTGGCGACCGGCGGCGTCGGGCTGGGGTTGACCATCGCGCGCGATATCGTGCGCACCCATGGCGGCGACGTGGTGCTGGAAGACTCGCCGCTCGGCGGATTGCGGGCGCGCGTACGGCTGCCCTTGTGA
- a CDS encoding ParA family protein, which yields MKTVLVGNIKGGCGKTTLSTHIAAAFAGQGLVTAIADCDRQRSSLNWLRRRPAGLAPITGLDWSKDVGSPPKGLDRLVIDAPAAMHHKDVEDLIGISEVVVVPVLPGAFDEDATAHFLERLAKVKAVRKNKRVVAVVGNRLRPGTKASDHLDGFFGGLGFPVVARLRDSQIYTAVAAAGSTVIEAGDRRARSYAAEWEPLLALIEGR from the coding sequence ATGAAGACTGTACTGGTAGGCAATATCAAAGGCGGCTGCGGCAAGACGACCCTTTCGACCCATATCGCCGCGGCCTTCGCGGGCCAGGGACTGGTCACCGCCATCGCCGATTGCGACCGTCAGAGATCCAGCCTCAACTGGCTGCGCCGCCGCCCGGCGGGCCTAGCCCCCATCACCGGCCTGGATTGGTCCAAGGATGTCGGCTCGCCGCCTAAGGGCCTCGACCGGCTGGTCATCGACGCCCCGGCGGCCATGCATCACAAGGATGTGGAGGACCTGATCGGCATCTCGGAAGTGGTCGTGGTCCCCGTTCTGCCCGGCGCCTTTGACGAGGATGCCACCGCCCATTTCCTCGAGCGCCTCGCCAAGGTCAAAGCGGTGCGCAAGAACAAGCGTGTGGTGGCCGTGGTGGGAAACCGCCTGCGCCCCGGCACCAAGGCCAGCGACCATCTGGATGGATTTTTCGGCGGATTGGGCTTTCCCGTGGTCGCCCGCCTGCGCGACAGCCAAATCTACACCGCCGTCGCCGCTGCGGGTTCGACGGTGATCGAAGCTGGCGACCGCCGCGCCAGATCCTATGCCGCCGAATGGGAACCGCTTCTGGCCTTGATCGAAGGGCGTTGA
- a CDS encoding sensor histidine kinase gives MGGLIVVFLAALVGSTLFSVISSRSEELRDADNELRHTSHLLAEVAASTFLSIDKVLMGTAEIAARQDDPSRLLQFLRRQLAQAPTARALLVIGPDGMSRLATNLPDPHRAIDLSDRPYFLHHRNGGPSTLYVSGVIQSRNDDHWIMVLSRRIETPDGAFAGVVAATINLEQLASILDAAAPDSSDSALLVSPDGTILARSPDHVRYVGKSLAGQPAFETARTAPEGSGEILSPLDGRKRLYAFHKASSHPVIAVASHDQEAQLREWRLHSMTLVASALLVGLIIGALALFLARQLERMDRTLSELARSRREADAANRAKSAFLANMSHELRTPLNAIIGFSDALLVGIPGHTCQSRCQDYLGHVQTSSRHLLSLINDILDLSKIEAGSTEIALAPTPLALLITECLEIVRAKAESKNISVALAGPDQDLMVTTDSRRLRQIVLNLLSNAVKFTPEGGRIILEAECDSGQLALTVNDTGIGMTQEEIAVALTPFGQNDSDLARREAGTGLGLPLSKRLTELLGGTLSVTSIPGRGTTVTISLPLSRPLP, from the coding sequence ATGGGGGGGCTGATTGTCGTCTTCCTGGCGGCATTGGTTGGCAGCACCTTGTTTTCGGTCATCTCCTCGCGCAGTGAAGAACTCCGAGACGCCGATAACGAATTGAGGCACACCTCCCACCTCCTGGCGGAAGTGGCGGCCTCCACCTTCCTTTCCATCGACAAAGTTCTGATGGGAACCGCCGAAATCGCCGCGCGGCAAGACGATCCCAGCCGATTGCTGCAATTCCTGCGCCGCCAACTGGCCCAGGCCCCCACCGCCCGCGCCTTGCTGGTCATCGGCCCCGACGGCATGTCCCGGCTGGCCACCAACCTGCCCGATCCCCATAGAGCCATCGATCTTTCGGACCGTCCGTATTTCCTGCATCACCGCAATGGCGGGCCCAGCACCTTGTATGTCAGCGGAGTGATCCAGAGCCGCAATGACGACCATTGGATCATGGTGCTGAGCCGCCGGATCGAAACGCCCGATGGCGCCTTCGCCGGAGTGGTGGCCGCCACCATCAACCTGGAACAGCTTGCCTCCATCCTTGACGCGGCCGCCCCCGACTCCAGCGATTCCGCCCTGCTGGTTTCGCCTGACGGCACCATCCTGGCCAGAAGTCCTGATCACGTCCGCTATGTGGGCAAGTCGCTGGCGGGACAACCGGCCTTTGAAACAGCAAGGACCGCGCCCGAAGGAAGCGGCGAAATCCTCTCTCCCCTGGATGGACGCAAACGGCTTTACGCTTTCCACAAGGCTTCCAGTCATCCGGTCATCGCCGTCGCCTCCCACGACCAGGAAGCGCAGTTGAGGGAATGGCGCCTCCACAGCATGACTCTGGTCGCGTCGGCCCTTCTGGTCGGGCTGATCATCGGCGCCTTGGCCCTGTTCCTGGCCCGTCAGTTGGAGCGCATGGACCGCACCTTGAGCGAACTGGCCCGCTCGCGCCGTGAGGCCGATGCCGCCAACCGCGCCAAGTCCGCCTTCCTGGCCAATATGAGCCACGAGCTGCGCACGCCGCTGAATGCCATCATCGGCTTCTCGGATGCGCTGCTGGTGGGGATTCCGGGTCATACCTGCCAGTCGCGCTGCCAGGACTATCTTGGCCATGTCCAAACCTCGAGCCGTCACCTCCTGTCGCTGATCAACGACATTCTCGACCTGTCAAAGATCGAGGCCGGATCGACCGAGATCGCCCTGGCCCCGACACCCTTGGCGCTGCTGATCACGGAATGCCTGGAAATCGTGCGGGCCAAGGCCGAGTCCAAGAACATCTCCGTTGCCCTGGCCGGACCTGACCAAGACCTTATGGTGACGACCGATTCCCGCCGTCTGCGCCAGATTGTGCTCAATCTGTTGTCCAACGCGGTCAAATTCACCCCCGAGGGCGGGCGGATCATCCTGGAGGCGGAGTGCGACAGTGGCCAGTTGGCCCTGACCGTCAATGACACCGGCATCGGCATGACCCAAGAGGAAATCGCCGTGGCCTTGACCCCCTTTGGGCAAAACGATTCGGATCTGGCCAGACGGGAGGCCGGAACCGGCCTGGGTCTGCCGCTGTCCAAGCGCCTGACCGAATTACTGGGCGGGACATTGTCAGTCACCAGCATTCCGGGACGCGGCACCACGGTCACGATCAGCTTGCCTCTGTCTCGTCCCTTGCCATAA